Proteins encoded by one window of Akkermansia muciniphila ATCC BAA-835:
- a CDS encoding homocitrate synthase/isopropylmalate synthase family protein produces the protein MLKNRSTYEVMDPEEIGWGATELPLTKHSGRHAVKMRLSALGLSVSDTDMPRLFELFKKRGDRCKFVYDDDLAALVDSL, from the coding sequence GTGCTGAAAAACCGCAGCACGTATGAAGTGATGGACCCGGAGGAAATCGGCTGGGGCGCTACGGAACTGCCTTTGACCAAGCATTCTGGAAGGCACGCCGTGAAAATGCGCCTGAGTGCGCTGGGCCTCTCCGTTTCGGATACGGACATGCCGCGCCTGTTTGAACTGTTCAAGAAACGGGGAGATCGATGCAAGTTCGTATATGATGATGATTTGGCAGCCCTCGTGGACTCCCTTTAA
- the recJ gene encoding single-stranded-DNA-specific exonuclease RecJ — protein sequence MTPGFHWTLRPSVKEDDPVLKAFPAELPLLVKQLLLQRGFTGGMETELFLDPRLSHLSDPFLMGEMRAAVDRIFRAVDEGETVCIYGDYDVDGVTSVALLRAILMAYDLDPQYFIPVRSREGYGLSEAGIKRCLCECADPPSLLITVDCGTSSVKEVDMLNSLGIDVIILDHHEAGPLGRPDAAAVVNAKIEENSPYTYLCSAGVVFKLAHALLKERKLKTFDLKLYLDLVAVATVADIVPLVAENRILVRHGLGRLAHSRHTGLKTLTEIAGIRPSDSVNHAGFLNAAHVGFRIGPRINAAGRMDSPMDALELLLTMDARRAVQLAQMLDSHNRKRQEEEEAIRTDAVEMLHNSFDPERDNVIVLGSRAWHPGVVGIVASQLMRRYHKPTFVIAFDESGVGKGSGRSIPGVSLVQAIHHCADTLVSGGGHDMAAGLVIEESRMDDFRRAFNRYVSETTTEEQRSPVLNIDMEVSFQALTLDLLDSYEKLEPFGNSNPQPLFMSSDVFPTEPPKRVGTNHLKLFMRQGIVERDAIFFNGAERELPNPPWDIAFTIDRNVYRGRASLSISIQEIRSHREM from the coding sequence ATGACGCCGGGTTTTCATTGGACTCTACGCCCTTCCGTGAAGGAGGATGATCCGGTCTTGAAAGCGTTTCCTGCGGAACTGCCCCTGCTGGTCAAGCAGCTCCTGCTGCAGCGCGGCTTCACCGGGGGAATGGAAACGGAACTCTTTCTGGACCCCAGGCTCTCCCACCTGAGCGACCCTTTCCTGATGGGGGAAATGAGGGCTGCCGTGGACCGCATTTTCCGGGCCGTGGATGAAGGGGAAACCGTGTGCATTTATGGGGACTATGATGTGGACGGTGTCACCTCCGTGGCGCTTCTCCGGGCCATTTTGATGGCTTATGACCTGGATCCCCAGTATTTTATTCCCGTCCGTTCCCGGGAAGGCTACGGACTCAGCGAGGCCGGCATCAAGCGTTGCCTTTGCGAATGTGCGGACCCTCCCAGCCTGCTTATTACGGTGGACTGCGGCACTTCCTCCGTGAAGGAGGTGGACATGCTTAACAGTCTGGGGATAGACGTAATCATTCTGGATCACCATGAGGCGGGCCCTTTGGGGCGTCCGGATGCAGCGGCGGTGGTCAATGCCAAAATTGAGGAAAACAGCCCATATACTTATCTGTGCAGCGCGGGCGTAGTCTTCAAGCTGGCGCATGCCCTCCTGAAGGAGCGGAAACTGAAAACCTTTGACCTGAAACTTTATCTGGACCTGGTGGCCGTGGCAACCGTGGCGGACATTGTTCCCCTGGTGGCGGAAAACAGGATTCTGGTTCGCCACGGCCTGGGCAGGCTGGCGCACAGCCGCCATACGGGCCTCAAAACCCTGACGGAAATAGCGGGCATCCGACCTTCCGACTCCGTCAACCACGCGGGCTTCCTGAACGCCGCCCACGTGGGGTTCAGGATAGGCCCGCGCATTAATGCCGCCGGGCGCATGGATTCCCCCATGGATGCGTTGGAACTCCTGCTGACCATGGATGCCAGGAGGGCCGTGCAGCTTGCCCAAATGCTGGATTCCCACAACCGCAAGCGGCAGGAGGAAGAGGAGGCCATCCGGACGGATGCGGTGGAAATGCTTCATAACTCCTTTGACCCGGAGAGGGATAACGTCATTGTGCTGGGTTCCCGCGCGTGGCATCCCGGCGTGGTGGGCATTGTAGCCTCCCAGCTGATGAGGCGGTACCACAAGCCGACCTTCGTCATCGCCTTTGACGAAAGCGGCGTGGGGAAGGGCTCCGGCCGTTCCATTCCCGGCGTGTCCCTGGTGCAGGCCATTCACCATTGTGCGGATACGCTGGTTTCCGGCGGCGGCCATGACATGGCGGCGGGGCTGGTGATTGAAGAATCCCGCATGGACGATTTCCGCCGGGCATTCAACCGTTATGTGTCTGAAACCACGACGGAGGAACAGCGCAGCCCCGTGCTCAACATAGACATGGAAGTGTCCTTCCAGGCGTTGACGCTGGATTTGCTGGACAGCTATGAAAAGCTGGAACCTTTCGGCAACTCCAATCCACAGCCTCTCTTCATGAGTTCCGACGTTTTTCCCACGGAACCGCCCAAGCGCGTGGGAACCAATCATCTGAAGCTTTTCATGCGCCAGGGCATCGTGGAGCGTGACGCTATTTTCTTCAACGGAGCGGAACGGGAGCTTCCCAATCCTCCCTGGGATATCGCTTTCACGATTGACCGCAACGTGTACCGCGGCCGCGCCTCCCTGTCCATTTCCATTCAGGAAATACGTTCCCACCGGGAAATGTAG
- a CDS encoding beta-N-acetylglucosaminidase domain-containing protein, producing the protein MNGFQLLQCGLSVAAFLAGSALAATPAVYPSPQQSKFTSQTVAFSGKPSVTIRSAKAGGSKLLDGVPEKSGAYKLVISPQGKVGIGAHDERGAFYAMQTLRQLGTKTGGEGVILPVGEITDWPDIEFRGTVEGFYGTPWSHEARLSQLRFYGQNKMNTYIYGPKDDPYHSSPHWRDPYPADQAAQIRELVKVAKENHVDFVWAIHPGKDIKWTEEDMNNVIKKFEMMYKLGVRSFAVFFDDIFGEGKRGDMQALLLNKINDEFVKVKKDVTPLVMCPTEYNRGWANPKPGTYLDILGDRLDPSIHVMWTGNSVCHDITLEGQQWVNRRIKRPSYVWWNFPVTDYCRSNLCMGRVYGLATEPGARESMGGFVSNPMDKPEASKVSLFGLADYSWNINGFKSEESWKEGVRRLFPKAAEAMQVFVNHNSDQGPNGHGYRREESVEIEPVVKRVLEAAREGRIEKADAALLKKEFARMASAAPVIRAKADNPRLMKEIGAWVDAFEQLGRAGQHAVAALEENNAGEAATHLVQATQALAAMDGISRRHNQEGQLYRSAVKTGSRVMAPAVNELADIVSKKVFPAIAGAPALSPKPLVKGGSMDKAELFCDGDRGSFWHSGAYGQPGDWYGVDYGMPIPVRSVEVLMGRNDKDGDYVEKGQLEGSRDLKTWKPLGPETAGMQVAWKAPKPVLLRAVRYRVIEPKKTGNGRAVWTAVREIAVNTPPSAMASSNVAGLEGVSVQKSDKIVRINRVMETHKMKPGEFISLRLDGPTDATWLEVNLERDDVNSWAEVVLDVEGSSKPVVQKLDKQGKNFIARGNQLPKGIKGMKLVNKSGKEQDIVLNMFKFDVPPSDPGTSLVSLSDRNLKTVYRADKPLDVVVPNLDNPRASKVVVVGSAAFAIQARRGEGAWTLVGKRNAGPGVSEFAIPAGTSAVRLTYKAPQPDAIINEVIFSSRK; encoded by the coding sequence ATGAATGGTTTTCAACTTCTCCAATGTGGCTTGAGCGTGGCGGCCTTTCTGGCCGGCTCCGCTCTGGCGGCGACTCCTGCCGTATATCCGTCCCCCCAGCAGTCCAAATTCACCTCCCAGACGGTTGCTTTCTCCGGGAAGCCTTCCGTGACAATACGTTCTGCCAAGGCGGGCGGGAGCAAGCTGTTGGACGGGGTTCCGGAAAAATCCGGAGCCTACAAGCTGGTGATTTCTCCGCAGGGAAAGGTGGGCATAGGAGCCCATGACGAACGGGGGGCATTTTACGCCATGCAGACGCTGCGGCAGCTGGGAACGAAGACCGGCGGAGAAGGCGTGATTTTGCCCGTTGGGGAAATTACGGATTGGCCGGACATTGAATTCCGCGGAACGGTGGAAGGTTTTTACGGCACTCCCTGGAGCCATGAAGCCCGTCTGAGCCAGCTGCGCTTTTACGGGCAGAACAAAATGAACACATACATCTACGGGCCGAAGGACGATCCCTACCATTCCTCCCCCCACTGGCGGGATCCCTATCCCGCAGACCAGGCCGCCCAGATCAGGGAACTGGTGAAGGTGGCGAAGGAAAACCATGTGGACTTTGTCTGGGCCATCCACCCCGGCAAAGACATTAAGTGGACGGAAGAAGACATGAACAACGTCATCAAAAAGTTTGAGATGATGTACAAGCTGGGCGTCCGTTCCTTTGCCGTGTTTTTTGACGACATCTTCGGAGAGGGCAAGCGGGGGGACATGCAGGCCCTTCTGCTGAACAAAATCAATGACGAATTTGTCAAGGTGAAGAAAGACGTCACTCCCCTGGTCATGTGCCCTACGGAGTACAACCGCGGCTGGGCCAATCCCAAGCCGGGAACTTATCTGGATATTCTGGGCGACCGCCTGGACCCCTCCATCCACGTTATGTGGACGGGGAATTCCGTCTGCCATGACATCACGCTGGAAGGCCAGCAGTGGGTGAACAGGAGAATCAAGCGCCCTTCCTACGTCTGGTGGAATTTCCCCGTTACGGACTACTGCCGTTCCAACCTGTGCATGGGCCGCGTGTACGGACTTGCCACGGAACCGGGAGCCAGGGAATCCATGGGCGGATTTGTCTCCAACCCCATGGATAAGCCGGAGGCCTCCAAGGTTTCCCTCTTCGGTCTTGCGGACTACTCCTGGAATATCAACGGCTTTAAGTCGGAGGAATCCTGGAAGGAGGGAGTCAGGCGCCTGTTCCCGAAGGCGGCGGAAGCCATGCAGGTTTTTGTGAACCACAACTCCGACCAGGGGCCTAACGGCCACGGTTACCGGCGTGAGGAATCCGTGGAAATAGAACCTGTGGTCAAGCGCGTGCTGGAAGCCGCCCGGGAAGGCAGGATAGAGAAGGCTGATGCGGCTCTGCTTAAAAAGGAATTCGCTCGCATGGCTTCCGCTGCGCCTGTCATCCGCGCCAAGGCCGACAATCCCCGGCTGATGAAGGAAATCGGCGCGTGGGTGGACGCCTTTGAACAACTGGGGCGTGCTGGCCAGCATGCCGTGGCGGCGCTGGAGGAAAACAACGCCGGAGAGGCCGCGACCCACCTGGTGCAGGCCACGCAGGCTTTGGCGGCCATGGATGGAATTTCCCGCCGCCATAACCAGGAAGGGCAGCTGTACCGTTCCGCGGTAAAGACCGGTTCCCGGGTGATGGCCCCCGCCGTCAATGAACTGGCGGATATTGTCTCCAAAAAAGTTTTCCCGGCCATTGCCGGCGCTCCGGCTCTTTCCCCCAAGCCTCTGGTCAAGGGGGGCAGCATGGATAAGGCGGAACTCTTCTGTGACGGGGACCGCGGCTCCTTCTGGCACTCCGGCGCTTATGGTCAGCCGGGAGACTGGTATGGCGTGGACTACGGAATGCCCATTCCCGTGCGGAGCGTGGAAGTGCTGATGGGCCGCAACGACAAGGACGGTGACTATGTAGAGAAAGGGCAGCTGGAAGGCTCCCGCGACCTCAAGACCTGGAAGCCGCTGGGGCCGGAGACCGCCGGAATGCAGGTAGCCTGGAAGGCTCCCAAGCCGGTTTTGCTCCGTGCCGTGCGCTACCGCGTCATTGAGCCGAAGAAAACGGGCAACGGACGGGCCGTCTGGACTGCCGTGAGGGAAATAGCCGTCAACACGCCTCCTTCCGCTATGGCTTCCTCCAACGTGGCTGGGCTGGAGGGCGTTTCCGTGCAGAAATCCGACAAAATCGTGCGAATCAACCGCGTAATGGAAACGCACAAGATGAAACCCGGAGAATTTATTTCCCTGCGGTTGGATGGCCCCACGGACGCCACCTGGCTGGAAGTCAACCTGGAACGGGATGACGTCAACTCCTGGGCTGAGGTAGTGCTGGATGTGGAAGGTTCCTCCAAACCCGTGGTCCAGAAGCTGGACAAACAGGGCAAGAACTTCATTGCCAGGGGAAATCAGCTCCCCAAGGGGATCAAAGGCATGAAACTGGTCAATAAAAGCGGGAAGGAACAGGACATTGTTCTGAACATGTTTAAATTTGACGTTCCTCCTTCTGATCCTGGCACCAGCCTGGTCTCCCTGAGCGACAGAAACCTGAAGACGGTTTACCGTGCCGATAAGCCGTTGGACGTAGTCGTTCCCAATCTGGACAACCCCAGGGCTTCCAAGGTAGTCGTAGTGGGATCCGCCGCCTTCGCCATCCAGGCGCGCCGCGGCGAGGGTGCCTGGACGCTGGTCGGCAAGAGAAACGCCGGTCCCGGAGTCTCCGAATTTGCCATTCCTGCCGGAACTTCCGCCGTGCGCCTGACCTACAAGGCTCCCCAGCCGGATGCAATCATTAATGAAGTGATTTTTTCCTCCAGGAAATAA
- a CDS encoding metal ABC transporter substrate-binding protein, whose protein sequence is MLRRILIPFLCLLGLFCSLQAQDAPVLKIAVLHPVLGDMARAIGGSRVQVADLLRPNGNLHSFEPSPQDIAAAGRARLVLASGKNLEPYLPKLKDALGGSAQILDLGASVPDVPVEEDTADHDHEHDGDCCAHGPNDPHWWHTPANMKRAARTLAATLTRLDPDHEQDYKVGLSRWNRKMDQLSSWARKELADIPETDRVLVTGHAAMNHFCREFGFRSISIQGISREDEGNSAQLASTLKKLRSAGVKALFPEYSSNPKSLTEIAKSLNIPVARPINTDGLAPEGHTFESMFRQNTGIIKEALSPSPRP, encoded by the coding sequence ATGCTCCGGCGCATTTTGATTCCTTTTCTGTGTCTTCTGGGCCTGTTCTGCTCTCTTCAGGCCCAGGATGCCCCAGTATTGAAAATCGCGGTTCTGCACCCCGTCTTGGGAGACATGGCCCGCGCCATCGGCGGCAGCCGCGTGCAGGTGGCGGACCTGCTGCGCCCCAACGGCAACCTGCACAGCTTTGAACCCTCGCCGCAGGACATTGCCGCCGCAGGACGGGCGCGCCTGGTGCTGGCCTCCGGCAAAAACCTGGAGCCGTACCTTCCCAAATTAAAGGACGCCCTGGGAGGCAGCGCGCAAATTCTGGATCTCGGAGCCTCCGTCCCGGATGTTCCCGTGGAGGAAGACACCGCAGACCATGACCACGAACACGACGGAGACTGCTGCGCCCACGGTCCCAACGATCCCCACTGGTGGCACACACCGGCCAATATGAAACGCGCCGCCCGCACCCTGGCCGCAACGCTCACGCGGCTGGACCCGGACCATGAACAGGACTATAAAGTCGGCTTGTCCCGGTGGAACAGAAAGATGGACCAGCTTTCCTCCTGGGCCAGAAAGGAACTTGCGGACATTCCGGAAACGGACCGCGTCCTGGTTACGGGGCATGCGGCCATGAACCATTTCTGCAGGGAATTCGGCTTCCGCAGCATCAGCATCCAGGGGATAAGCCGTGAAGATGAAGGCAACTCCGCCCAGCTGGCCTCCACGCTGAAAAAGCTGAGGTCAGCCGGGGTAAAAGCCCTGTTCCCGGAATATTCCTCCAACCCCAAGAGCCTTACGGAAATCGCCAAATCCCTGAACATCCCCGTTGCCAGACCAATCAATACCGACGGGCTGGCCCCTGAGGGCCACACGTTCGAATCCATGTTCAGACAAAACACAGGCATCATCAAGGAAGCCCTTTCCCCGTCTCCCAGGCCATGA
- a CDS encoding metal ABC transporter ATP-binding protein, with amino-acid sequence MNSPAPPCTQDHICWGAHASHPDRHRLEVDSLSVYYGSLLALNGISFSITCGHTLALMGPNGAGKSTLIKALAGLIRPDSGKILWNGCPLHDTPGEIAYLPQRSDVDWSFPITVRALVEMGRYPSLGLWKKFGRHDRDIVEKSLHVLGMESLADRQISELSGGQQQRAFLARALAQEAHVLLLDEPFTGLDAPASQSLGRLLDSLSAEGRLVIASHHDLNTAADIFDTILLMNRELAAFGPPKEVLTPARIRETYGMEPQPETQAS; translated from the coding sequence ATGAACAGCCCAGCCCCTCCCTGCACCCAGGACCACATCTGCTGGGGCGCGCACGCCAGCCACCCGGACCGCCACCGACTGGAAGTGGACAGCCTCAGCGTTTATTATGGAAGCCTTCTCGCGCTCAACGGCATCAGCTTTTCCATCACCTGCGGCCACACGCTGGCTCTGATGGGTCCCAACGGTGCAGGAAAATCCACGCTGATCAAGGCTCTGGCCGGGCTGATCCGCCCCGATTCCGGAAAAATCCTGTGGAACGGATGCCCCCTGCACGACACGCCGGGAGAAATAGCCTACCTGCCCCAGCGTTCCGACGTAGACTGGTCTTTCCCCATCACCGTCCGCGCGCTGGTGGAAATGGGCCGCTATCCGTCCCTGGGCCTGTGGAAAAAATTCGGGAGGCATGACCGGGATATTGTGGAAAAATCCCTTCACGTTCTTGGTATGGAATCCCTGGCGGACCGCCAGATTTCAGAACTCTCCGGCGGCCAGCAGCAGCGGGCCTTTCTGGCTCGGGCCCTGGCGCAGGAGGCCCATGTCCTCCTGCTGGACGAACCCTTCACGGGCCTGGACGCCCCCGCCAGCCAATCCCTGGGGAGGCTACTGGATTCCCTGTCGGCGGAAGGGCGGCTGGTCATCGCCTCCCACCACGACCTGAACACGGCGGCAGACATCTTCGACACCATCCTGCTGATGAACAGGGAGCTGGCCGCCTTCGGCCCCCCGAAGGAAGTGCTTACCCCCGCACGCATCCGGGAGACATACGGAATGGAACCTCAACCGGAAACCCAAGCTTCATGA
- a CDS encoding metal ABC transporter permease gives MMDDFLQFLREPIAQRSLLACVMIGFANGFVSGLVILKKSALQIGTLSCALLPGIAVAVLLFGLTRWSLLTGAVVAALLVGLGSLFVSRTSRLNQDTALSILHTTAFAAGFIVLVRLGLQQKIDDWLFGSIMSLSDSDLWIAFAISSVSVLILLLFRRPILICLFDPDIATTLGIPSRLISYGIFTLIILVLVSSLQAVGAFLTLGLLVGPAATVYLLTNKPSHLFWGGGIIGGLGSLLAFYLSFPLGWHLGATIILVLGVIFCTAYLYSSRCGRLKQRGKNSSQVQ, from the coding sequence ATGATGGATGATTTTCTCCAATTCCTCCGCGAACCCATCGCGCAGCGGTCCCTGCTGGCCTGCGTCATGATCGGCTTCGCCAACGGCTTCGTCAGCGGGCTGGTAATCCTGAAAAAATCCGCCCTCCAAATCGGCACGCTTTCCTGCGCCCTGCTGCCGGGCATTGCGGTGGCGGTGCTCCTCTTCGGCCTTACCCGCTGGAGCCTGCTGACGGGGGCTGTGGTGGCCGCCCTGCTGGTGGGTCTGGGTTCCCTCTTCGTCTCCCGTACATCCCGGCTGAACCAGGACACCGCCCTTTCCATCCTGCATACCACGGCTTTCGCTGCGGGCTTCATCGTGCTGGTCAGGCTAGGCCTGCAGCAGAAAATTGACGACTGGCTGTTTGGCTCCATCATGAGCCTGTCCGACTCCGACCTGTGGATCGCCTTCGCCATCAGCTCCGTCAGCGTCCTGATCCTGCTGCTCTTCCGCCGCCCCATCCTGATCTGCCTCTTTGACCCGGACATCGCCACCACGCTGGGAATCCCCTCCCGCCTCATCAGCTACGGCATTTTCACCCTGATCATTCTGGTGCTCGTTTCCTCCCTGCAGGCCGTGGGAGCGTTCCTGACGCTGGGGCTGCTTGTCGGCCCCGCCGCCACGGTGTACCTGCTTACCAACAAGCCGTCCCATCTCTTCTGGGGGGGAGGAATCATCGGAGGGCTGGGCTCCCTGCTGGCTTTTTACCTGTCCTTCCCCCTGGGCTGGCATCTGGGCGCCACCATCATTCTGGTGCTGGGCGTCATTTTTTGCACAGCCTATTTGTATTCATCACGGTGCGGACGTTTGAAACAACGCGGGAAGAATTCTTCTCAAGTACAATAA
- a CDS encoding UvrB/UvrC motif-containing protein, with amino-acid sequence MFLTQIINGKSTKFCLCAKCAQERGLLDPDAFDLAEKLFPNLQGQFGKEGAAGPAAPIPALQSLPLTSCPICSFTLQDYKNVGRLGCSECYNVFEEEILPLLTQIQPDSHHHGKTPERAEKRETETHTISDLEQQLSLAVAREDYERAAKLRDQIKQLRTPTN; translated from the coding sequence GTGTTCCTGACACAGATCATCAACGGGAAGTCCACCAAATTCTGCCTTTGCGCCAAATGCGCCCAGGAGCGGGGTCTGCTGGATCCAGATGCCTTCGATCTGGCAGAGAAACTGTTCCCGAACCTTCAGGGCCAATTCGGCAAGGAAGGCGCGGCGGGGCCCGCCGCTCCCATTCCGGCCCTGCAATCCCTGCCCCTCACAAGCTGTCCGATCTGCTCCTTCACCCTTCAGGATTACAAAAACGTAGGACGCCTGGGCTGCAGTGAATGCTACAACGTCTTTGAAGAAGAAATCCTCCCTCTTCTTACCCAGATCCAGCCTGATTCCCACCATCACGGGAAAACGCCGGAACGGGCCGAAAAACGCGAAACGGAAACCCATACCATCAGCGATCTGGAACAACAGCTTTCCCTGGCAGTGGCAAGAGAGGATTATGAACGCGCCGCCAAACTCCGCGATCAAATCAAACAATTGCGCACGCCGACCAATTAA
- a CDS encoding protein arginine kinase produces MLFDDLLNNPAKWMVESRDEHDIVLTSRIRLARNLTATPFPGWATRQQREETLKLTSGEARQIPVMKGGYYAELSGLTQQQKQLLVERHLISRELAARSEGCAVLISRSQNASILFNEEDHLRLQYILPGIQLKKAWGAISKIDSELEARLPYAYNTRLGYITACPTNLGTGMRASVMMHLPGLVISEQMQQVVQAAAQLNITVRGLYGEGTEATGNLFQISNQSTLGDSEDQIVERMTRFTSDLAHQEWNARRRLLQSSSLQVKDRVSRAYGLLTNATLLSTQEALALLSFLRMGASLDIFSHQALKNVNKTIMNIQPAHLARLSTTDQTTPEHRDQIRADIIRKELSGN; encoded by the coding sequence ATGCTCTTTGACGACTTACTCAACAACCCCGCCAAATGGATGGTGGAATCAAGGGATGAGCACGACATCGTCCTCACCTCCCGCATCCGCCTGGCGCGCAACCTGACCGCCACCCCCTTTCCCGGCTGGGCCACACGCCAGCAGAGGGAGGAAACGCTGAAGCTCACTTCCGGAGAAGCGCGCCAAATCCCCGTCATGAAGGGAGGCTATTATGCGGAGCTCTCCGGACTTACCCAGCAGCAGAAACAGTTGCTGGTGGAACGCCACCTCATTTCCCGGGAACTGGCGGCGCGTTCGGAAGGCTGCGCCGTCCTCATCTCCCGCAGCCAGAATGCCAGCATCCTCTTTAATGAGGAAGACCATCTGCGCCTGCAGTATATCCTGCCCGGCATCCAGCTTAAAAAAGCATGGGGGGCCATCTCCAAAATAGACTCCGAACTGGAGGCCAGGCTCCCATACGCCTACAATACGCGGCTGGGCTACATTACCGCCTGTCCCACCAACCTGGGCACGGGCATGAGGGCCTCCGTGATGATGCATCTGCCAGGCCTCGTCATCTCCGAACAGATGCAGCAGGTCGTTCAGGCGGCCGCGCAGCTCAACATTACCGTCCGCGGCCTTTACGGGGAAGGGACGGAAGCCACCGGTAACCTTTTCCAGATATCCAACCAGTCCACGCTGGGGGACAGTGAAGACCAGATTGTGGAACGCATGACCCGCTTCACCTCCGACCTGGCCCATCAGGAATGGAACGCACGCAGGCGGCTGCTCCAGTCATCTTCCCTGCAGGTGAAGGACCGCGTTTCCCGCGCCTACGGCCTTCTGACCAATGCCACTCTGCTTTCCACGCAGGAGGCGCTGGCCCTGCTCTCCTTCCTCCGGATGGGAGCGTCTCTGGACATCTTTTCCCACCAGGCATTAAAAAACGTCAATAAAACCATCATGAACATCCAGCCGGCCCATCTGGCCCGCCTGTCCACCACGGACCAAACCACTCCGGAACACAGGGACCAGATCCGCGCTGATATTATTCGGAAAGAACTTTCCGGCAACTAA